The sequence CGGAGGCCGCCCCCGCCCATCGGGGTGACCAGTGCGAGGACGGCGTCGGTACCCGAGGCGCACCGCTGGGCCCGGGCATTGGCGCGCGCGGCGGCGAAGCGGTGGTGGCCGTCGGCGATGACGGCCTGCGTCCGGTTCAGCGCCGAGGAGACCGCCTCGATGGTCGCCACGTCGGTCACGCGCCAGAGCCGGTGCACCACCCCGTCGTCGTCCCGGAGCTCCAGCGTGCCCGGCGTCCGGCGCACGGCCTCCGTCGCCCGGGACACCGCCGGCTCGGGATCGTGCGCCAGCACGATCGGCTCCAGGTCGGTCCCCGTCGCAGCCAGCAGCGCGCGCCGTTCCTCAACGGCCACGGGATAGGTGTCCTCGTGCGGGAGGACGGCGGTCGAATCCGCCGGCGGCAGGGTGACGGCACCCAGCCAGCCCAGCGTGGCCGCCCCGCCGTCGGCCGGCTGCAGTTCGTACAACCACAGCGCGGGCAGCTCATCGCGCACGAGGACCCCGTCGGCCTCCCACGCCTGCAGGGTCCAGGCAGCCAGGTCCGCGGAGTCTCCGCGCCCACCCTGACCGGCGTCTGGCCCCGGCAGGATCAGGCGGACGACGTTGTGCGGGTCCGCATCGGCCAGCAGGTCCCGGCCGGCGGGCGTCACCAGGTCGTAAGCTGGCGAGCTGACGCGCGCTAGGTAACCGGAGTCGCGCTGCCGATAGGTCAGTGCCCGGAACGGCCGGACGTCCAGCCCCGGGGCCGGTCGAGGGGTCCGGGGACCTGCCGAGGACGAGAGCACGACGAGAACTGTAGGAGCGGCGGCGCACGCCGCGGACGGCCGCTGGTGCTGAGCGGGACGAGCCGGTGTGCGTGGCCGACGGTGGAGCGGTCCAGGAGGGGAGCAGCGTTGCCCGAGGCCAGTTGTCCGGCGGAAGGTGCCGGGGCCCGCGACACGCCCAGCGGGGGCGTCTACGAGTGGTACCGCCGGGGCCTGGAGCTGCTGGCGGACCGGCATCCGGACGCTGCGGCCATCCTGCTGGCACGTGCCGCCGAGGCCGAGCCCGGCTCCCGCAGCATCAGGGAGGCGCTCGCACGCGCCCAGTACGACGCGCACCGCTACCGCGAGGCGATCACCAGTTTCGCGAGCCTCATCGCGACCAACCCGGCCGACGACTACGCCCAGTTCGGTCTCGGCCTCGCCGCCAGCCGAGCCGGGGACCTCGCGCTCGCCGTCGAGCACCTCGCGCTCGCGGTCGCCATGCGGCCGGACTCGGCCCACTACGCGCGGGCGCTGCGCGAGGTGCGCGCCCGCCAGACCCGGGAGTCGGCATGACCGGACCAGCCCCCGCACGGCTGATGGCCGGCCTCGCCCTCGGCTGCCAGGAGCCACTCGCCCGGCGGTACGACGTGGCGCTGCTGGACCTCGACGGCGTCGTCTACGTCGGTCCCGACGCCGTTCCGGGCGTGCCGGCGGCGCTGGCCGCCGCGCGTTCCGCCGGCATGCGACTGGGCTTCGTCACGAACAACGCGGCCCGCACCCCCGAGGAGGTCGCCGACCACCTGACCGAGCTGCAGGTCCCGGCCGAGCCGACCGACGT is a genomic window of Blastococcus sp. HT6-30 containing:
- a CDS encoding tetratricopeptide repeat protein, with protein sequence MPEASCPAEGAGARDTPSGGVYEWYRRGLELLADRHPDAAAILLARAAEAEPGSRSIREALARAQYDAHRYREAITSFASLIATNPADDYAQFGLGLAASRAGDLALAVEHLALAVAMRPDSAHYARALREVRARQTRESA
- a CDS encoding DUF1015 domain-containing protein encodes the protein MLSSSAGPRTPRPAPGLDVRPFRALTYRQRDSGYLARVSSPAYDLVTPAGRDLLADADPHNVVRLILPGPDAGQGGRGDSADLAAWTLQAWEADGVLVRDELPALWLYELQPADGGAATLGWLGAVTLPPADSTAVLPHEDTYPVAVEERRALLAATGTDLEPIVLAHDPEPAVSRATEAVRRTPGTLELRDDDGVVHRLWRVTDVATIEAVSSALNRTQAVIADGHHRFAAARANARAQRCASGTDAVLALVTPMGGGGLRVDPIHRVVPALPFDSAVVAAGRGFVTAELPVSGAGTESVVAAARTWLGDPAERGILLTDGVRLVRLTAAAPEVRAAVPAEAPPAWRDLDVVLAHHGLVGHLWGRPDTVDSVIIAHSLDEAVRTALDRAGVAVLLRAPSPTDVAAVARAGARMPRKSTLFVPKPRTGLVLRPLPD